One Thermodesulfovibrionia bacterium DNA window includes the following coding sequences:
- a CDS encoding PAS domain S-box protein, with product MSEIKEKNDPVFDLSEIDILRKVSQIVSSTTDLTEILGAIAQTVATTFNNDLCSVCLIKPGGHFVCVEATNDAENKPSTSFCLTTENNRIIEKIMAEQQPLIIPDISNEPDIKVLLRPGGDDYLSLIAIPIMRDSKVVGILMLQNRSACSYSMEKISILTIISHNLNVALRNAELYENVKTRFDELKVIHEISKAITSILDIDELLPYICKEVSNLFSAKGCIIRLLEGEALNIKASYGLPEEIKKEMSLRLGNGIAGHVAMTGEPMIVDNARQMPENLRVPGIEATSVLCVPLIVGKNIIGTLGLYNKKTEWGAATFTEEELNRLVTFASASSVAIENARLYRKELERENDMLSLYLEVTQTKDYLKSLIDNSPDAIVISDINGIITSWNKGAEKIYLYTEEEALGKFLPMVPEFLAEEEKNNIKKILQKQILSDLETIRQRKNGEFIEVSLTLSPVLDSYGNITGISGISRDISEKKRIEKELIKKNNELSRLFIMSSAVKSTIKLEKLARMVLSAVTMSDGLGFNRAILFLIDKGNNALKGEMGVGPASFDEAREIWQSIGGKNLENIISEIDSDTQPKESSFDKLSRSFIIDLGKDSIFSRCIKEKTFYNVTEAEAQAPANLMQQFMSKSFGVVPLLSGGEAIGLIWVDNLFSGKTIKNDDLQSLMIFTSHIVSSIENAKLFENVSLARAELKNIFESITDMVYFTDKDCVIRRINQAVIKKLGKSEEEIIGQKCFEMFHGKEEHSLFCPHIKTMTSHEPSIEEIDDQYLGGTFVISSSPIFDSSGTYAGTVHVARDITELNALRDKVTSSERMAALGELAAKVAHEIRNPLVSVGGFARRLLNSTEGQAHEFANIIVNEVTRLEYILKEILGFVKGPVATKSSMDINLVLKETIDFITPEVNSKGNEIINLLSESPIMVVIDKNGMREAILNIITNANNATENGTIAIRTCSDNNEALIEISDSGCGIRPEELNNIFNPFYTTRPDGTGLGLSVTNKIILEHSGRIEVESHFHEPGDTEVNKGSAFKVYFPLDISHTDN from the coding sequence ATGTCAGAGATAAAAGAAAAAAATGACCCGGTCTTTGACCTGTCTGAGATAGACATCTTAAGGAAAGTCAGCCAGATCGTCAGTTCTACTACAGACCTGACTGAAATCCTCGGTGCAATCGCACAGACAGTTGCAACCACATTTAACAATGACTTATGTTCTGTCTGCCTGATCAAACCGGGAGGGCATTTTGTCTGCGTTGAAGCCACAAATGATGCTGAAAATAAACCAAGCACATCATTCTGTCTAACCACAGAAAACAACAGGATCATCGAAAAGATCATGGCGGAACAGCAGCCTCTCATAATACCTGACATAAGCAATGAACCTGATATTAAAGTCCTATTGAGGCCCGGGGGCGATGATTACCTTTCTCTTATCGCGATCCCGATCATGAGGGATTCCAAAGTTGTGGGCATTCTTATGCTTCAGAACAGGTCGGCCTGCTCTTACAGCATGGAAAAGATCAGCATCCTTACTATTATTTCCCATAATCTTAACGTCGCTTTAAGGAATGCCGAGCTCTATGAAAATGTCAAAACCCGATTTGATGAATTAAAGGTAATCCATGAAATAAGCAAGGCGATAACATCCATTCTGGATATAGATGAGCTTCTGCCGTATATATGCAAAGAGGTATCAAATCTTTTCAGCGCAAAAGGCTGTATCATCAGGCTTCTTGAAGGTGAAGCTCTTAATATTAAAGCCTCTTACGGCTTGCCTGAGGAGATAAAGAAGGAGATGTCTTTACGCCTCGGCAACGGAATAGCAGGACATGTTGCCATGACGGGCGAACCGATGATAGTAGACAATGCCCGTCAGATGCCTGAAAACCTGCGCGTGCCGGGTATCGAAGCAACCTCTGTGCTTTGTGTCCCCCTGATAGTCGGCAAAAATATCATTGGAACATTAGGGCTTTATAACAAAAAAACCGAGTGGGGCGCGGCGACTTTCACAGAAGAAGAGTTAAACAGGCTGGTGACATTTGCCTCTGCTTCATCCGTTGCGATCGAGAACGCGAGGCTTTACAGAAAAGAGCTCGAAAGAGAGAACGATATGCTTAGCCTTTACCTTGAAGTCACCCAGACAAAAGACTATCTTAAAAGCCTTATAGACAACTCGCCCGATGCCATTGTCATTTCAGACATTAACGGCATAATCACATCATGGAACAAGGGGGCTGAAAAGATATATTTATACACAGAAGAGGAGGCATTGGGCAAATTCCTTCCAATGGTTCCTGAGTTCCTTGCTGAGGAGGAAAAGAACAACATAAAGAAGATCCTTCAGAAGCAGATATTAAGCGACCTTGAAACCATAAGGCAAAGAAAGAACGGAGAATTCATAGAGGTCAGCCTTACACTCTCACCGGTACTCGACTCATACGGAAACATCACCGGCATAAGCGGGATCTCAAGAGATATATCTGAAAAGAAGAGGATAGAAAAAGAATTAATAAAAAAGAATAACGAGCTGTCAAGATTATTCATAATGAGCTCTGCCGTAAAAAGCACTATCAAGCTGGAGAAACTTGCGAGGATGGTCCTCTCAGCTGTCACAATGAGCGACGGCCTGGGATTTAACAGAGCGATCCTTTTCCTTATTGACAAAGGAAATAACGCCCTAAAAGGGGAGATGGGGGTCGGCCCTGCAAGTTTTGATGAGGCCAGGGAGATATGGCAGTCTATTGGCGGCAAGAACCTGGAAAACATTATCAGCGAGATCGACAGTGATACCCAGCCCAAAGAATCCTCTTTTGACAAACTGAGCCGCAGTTTTATTATAGACCTTGGCAAGGATTCCATCTTTAGCCGCTGCATAAAGGAAAAAACTTTCTATAATGTTACAGAAGCAGAAGCACAGGCCCCAGCAAACCTCATGCAGCAGTTTATGTCCAAGTCATTTGGCGTGGTTCCCCTGCTTTCAGGAGGCGAGGCAATTGGCCTGATATGGGTTGACAATCTCTTTTCAGGGAAGACGATCAAAAATGATGACCTGCAGTCATTAATGATATTTACCAGCCACATCGTCTCATCAATAGAGAATGCAAAGCTCTTTGAAAACGTCTCGCTTGCAAGGGCTGAACTTAAAAATATCTTTGAATCTATAACAGACATGGTCTATTTCACTGACAAAGACTGCGTTATAAGACGAATAAACCAAGCGGTAATAAAGAAACTGGGGAAGAGCGAAGAGGAAATAATAGGCCAAAAATGCTTTGAGATGTTTCACGGAAAAGAGGAACACAGCCTCTTTTGCCCGCATATAAAGACCATGACCTCGCATGAGCCGTCTATCGAGGAGATCGACGACCAGTATCTTGGCGGGACCTTTGTGATATCAAGCTCCCCGATCTTTGACTCATCCGGGACGTATGCCGGGACAGTGCATGTCGCCCGTGATATCACAGAACTTAATGCACTAAGAGATAAAGTCACCTCTTCAGAAAGAATGGCTGCCTTGGGAGAACTGGCTGCAAAGGTCGCGCATGAAATAAGGAACCCGCTTGTCTCGGTAGGCGGTTTCGCAAGAAGGTTGTTAAACAGCACCGAGGGTCAAGCACATGAATTTGCAAATATTATAGTGAATGAAGTCACAAGGCTTGAATATATACTGAAGGAGATACTTGGATTTGTTAAAGGCCCTGTTGCAACAAAAAGCAGCATGGATATCAATTTGGTTTTAAAAGAGACCATAGATTTCATAACACCTGAAGTCAATAGCAAGGGGAATGAAATTATCAATCTTCTTTCAGAGTCGCCTATAATGGTGGTCATAGACAAGAACGGAATGAGGGAAGCGATACTGAACATTATTACCAATGCAAATAACGCTACTGAAAACGGGACTATCGCAATAAGAACATGCAGTGACAATAATGAGGCGCTGATCGAGATTTCAGATTCAGGCTGCGGGATCAGGCCTGAGGAACTCAATAATATCTTTAATCCTTTTTATACAACAAGGCCCGACGGCACCGGGCTCGGCCTTTCGGTAACCAATAAAATAATCCTGGAGCATAGCGGAAGGATAGAGGTTGAAAGCCATTTTCATGAGCCCGGAGATACAGAAGTGAACAAGGGCTCTGCCTTTAAGGTGTATTTTCCATTGGATATAAGCCATACCGATAATTAA
- a CDS encoding response regulator has product MKILIVDDDINIRRLYKLEFEEEGYEVIVADTGANGLKLFETEKPDIVTLDILMPDIDGINLLRKMKEINPKTPIIMSTAYDYRDDFALWASEAYIVKSADLDELKSTIKKLLHKD; this is encoded by the coding sequence ATGAAGATCTTAATTGTTGATGATGATATAAATATCAGGCGCCTTTATAAATTGGAGTTTGAAGAAGAAGGCTATGAAGTCATAGTGGCAGATACCGGGGCAAACGGCCTGAAGCTGTTTGAAACAGAAAAACCGGACATAGTTACCCTGGATATCCTTATGCCTGACATAGACGGCATAAATCTTTTGAGGAAGATGAAAGAGATAAATCCCAAAACTCCCATTATCATGTCAACAGCCTATGATTACAGGGATGACTTTGCGCTTTGGGCATCTGAAGCATACATTGTAAAATCAGCGGACCTTGATGAGCTGAAGAGCACAATAAAGAAACTGCTTCACAAAGATTAA
- the tadA gene encoding tRNA adenosine(34) deaminase TadA has translation MRESDEYYMGIALKEAEKAFEKDEVPVGAVLVINDRIIASAHNLREAENDPTAHAELLAIKEGAITNNGWRLNEATLYVTKEPCVMCAGAMINARLGRLVYGCRDTRYGASESIYHITTDPALNHRVDVRSGVLEEDCGEILKRFFQKLRIRNQKLTVKG, from the coding sequence ATGCGCGAATCAGATGAATATTACATGGGCATTGCCCTTAAAGAAGCTGAAAAGGCATTTGAGAAAGATGAGGTGCCTGTCGGAGCGGTCCTTGTAATAAATGACAGAATAATCGCCTCTGCTCATAACCTGAGAGAAGCGGAAAACGATCCTACCGCGCATGCTGAACTGCTCGCGATAAAAGAAGGCGCGATAACAAACAACGGATGGCGGCTTAACGAAGCAACGCTTTATGTAACAAAAGAGCCATGTGTAATGTGCGCCGGAGCAATGATCAATGCGCGCCTGGGCAGGCTTGTTTATGGATGCAGGGATACCCGATACGGTGCATCAGAAAGCATCTACCATATAACCACTGACCCGGCGCTCAATCATCGCGTTGATGTAAGGTCAGGGGTGCTTGAAGAAGATTGCGGTGAAATACTGAAAAGATTTTTTCAAAAGTTGAGAATCAGGAATCAAAAGTTGACTGTAAAGGGCTGA
- the dnaX gene encoding DNA polymerase III subunit gamma/tau, translated as MSYIVLARKWRPQNFEDLIGQENVAQTFKNAILQDRIVHAYLFSGPRGIGKTSTARILSKALNCTDRIEGEPCGKCESCKAITSGASVDVFEIDGASNTGVDDVRDLRDGIKYAPSSGKYKIYIIDEVHMLSTQAFNALLKTLEEPPPHVIFIFATTEAKKIPATILSRCQHHLFRKIPKERIKTQLKNIVEAEKINIQETPLDMIARAADGSMRDALTLLDQAASFSSDVSEKDLQMLLGLPEMDVISGLSEAILDGDINGTLSIVKDQTDRGYDLRSLTKELLEHFRNLAIVKVTENAENFLDFSEDEVKDLRKQSEKVGIEPLTLILTELLRLDGEVKSAMNPRYTLELGLLRMSFVKGMTSVDAVIRMLNETPGSQDTATGRNKEIKTESIPEKKSIKTEDPHPENKIQPHDKAAASSHETTYHDKEELWNKVVEHFDAEDHTLACKLAEARAVDLTAKELVIGFNGGMSLLADSIKKNSSSIEEILKKLAGKKLKLSIVPLAAKKSENKNSITKENIISEPLVQDAMKIFNSTILEVKSLEVVGSDEI; from the coding sequence ATGAGTTATATAGTCCTCGCAAGAAAATGGCGTCCCCAGAACTTTGAAGATCTCATCGGACAGGAGAATGTCGCGCAGACCTTTAAGAATGCCATCCTGCAAGACAGGATCGTCCATGCGTATCTCTTCTCCGGCCCCAGGGGGATAGGGAAGACATCAACAGCAAGGATACTTTCCAAGGCGCTTAACTGCACAGACCGGATAGAAGGCGAGCCCTGCGGCAAATGCGAAAGCTGCAAAGCCATAACTTCAGGAGCATCGGTTGACGTATTTGAGATAGACGGCGCGTCAAACACAGGGGTGGATGATGTCAGAGACCTGAGAGACGGGATAAAGTATGCCCCCTCAAGCGGAAAATACAAGATCTACATTATCGACGAAGTTCATATGCTGAGCACCCAGGCATTTAATGCGCTCTTAAAGACACTTGAAGAACCACCGCCGCATGTAATATTCATATTCGCAACGACCGAAGCTAAAAAGATACCAGCAACCATTCTCTCAAGGTGCCAGCACCATCTCTTCCGCAAGATACCCAAAGAGAGGATAAAGACGCAGCTGAAAAATATCGTTGAGGCGGAAAAGATAAATATACAGGAGACACCTCTGGATATGATAGCAAGAGCGGCGGATGGCAGCATGAGAGACGCCCTCACGCTGCTTGACCAGGCTGCTTCCTTCAGCAGCGATGTATCAGAAAAAGACCTTCAGATGCTGCTCGGGCTGCCTGAGATGGATGTCATATCAGGCCTTTCCGAAGCCATCCTTGACGGCGACATAAACGGAACACTGTCGATAGTAAAAGACCAGACCGATAGAGGCTATGACCTGCGGTCTCTTACAAAAGAACTGCTTGAGCATTTCAGGAATCTCGCCATTGTTAAGGTGACTGAAAATGCTGAAAACTTTCTCGACTTCAGTGAAGACGAGGTTAAAGATCTCAGGAAACAGTCTGAAAAGGTCGGAATAGAGCCGCTTACGTTGATACTGACAGAACTGCTCAGACTTGACGGAGAAGTGAAAAGCGCGATGAACCCAAGATACACGCTTGAGCTCGGCCTCCTGAGGATGTCATTCGTAAAAGGCATGACATCCGTTGACGCAGTGATCAGGATGCTGAACGAGACACCCGGCTCACAGGATACGGCAACAGGAAGAAATAAGGAAATAAAAACAGAGTCCATTCCTGAAAAAAAAAGTATAAAGACTGAAGATCCCCATCCGGAAAATAAAATACAACCGCATGACAAGGCTGCTGCCTCTTCACATGAAACAACATATCATGATAAAGAAGAACTCTGGAATAAAGTAGTTGAGCACTTTGATGCTGAAGACCACACCCTTGCATGCAAGCTCGCCGAGGCCAGGGCTGTTGACCTCACGGCAAAGGAGCTTGTGATAGGCTTTAACGGCGGTATGTCGCTGCTTGCAGACTCTATTAAAAAGAATTCATCAAGCATAGAAGAGATCTTAAAGAAACTCGCAGGAAAGAAACTGAAGCTCAGCATAGTGCCTCTGGCTGCAAAAAAGAGTGAAAATAAAAACAGTATAACAAAAGAGAATATAATCTCTGAACCGCTTGTTCAGGATGCCATGAAGATATTCAACAGCACGATACTGGAAGTAAAGTCACTTGAGGTAGTAGGTTCTGATGAGATCTAA
- a CDS encoding YbaB/EbfC family nucleoid-associated protein translates to MSNKMLGDMMKQAQKMQQEMAKIQEEAKKKTVEASAGGGMVVVTASGAMEIVSVKIEKDVVNPDDIEMLQDLIIAASNEALRRAQQMVNDDMGKLTGGMKLPGLGNLFG, encoded by the coding sequence ATGTCAAATAAGATGCTTGGGGATATGATGAAGCAGGCCCAGAAGATGCAGCAGGAGATGGCAAAGATACAGGAAGAGGCAAAGAAGAAGACCGTTGAGGCCTCTGCAGGCGGCGGTATGGTTGTCGTGACAGCCAGCGGCGCAATGGAGATAGTCTCTGTCAAGATAGAGAAGGATGTCGTAAACCCTGACGATATAGAGATGCTTCAGGACCTGATAATCGCCGCCTCAAATGAGGCGCTTCGCAGGGCGCAGCAGATGGTTAATGATGATATGGGTAAACTGACCGGCGGAATGAAGCTCCCCGGCCTTGGGAATCTATTCGGTTAA
- the recR gene encoding recombination mediator RecR, producing the protein MSGNIVENLVTELMRLPGIGRKTAQRLSFFIMGMPYNEARSMADAIIMIKEKARFCSQCFSVTEDEMCHICKDPARDKSKICVVEEPSNLIVIENARIYNGLYHVLLGALSPIDGITPDKLKISELAERVKRGGISEVIIATNPNTKGETTAQYITRELKPLGVKLSRIAYGLPIGGDIEFADEVTLAKSLEGRKEL; encoded by the coding sequence ATGAGCGGCAATATAGTAGAAAACCTTGTTACAGAACTCATGAGGCTCCCGGGCATAGGGAGAAAGACCGCCCAGCGCCTTTCGTTCTTTATTATGGGGATGCCTTATAATGAAGCCCGCTCAATGGCTGATGCCATCATCATGATAAAAGAGAAGGCACGCTTCTGCAGCCAGTGCTTCAGCGTCACAGAAGATGAGATGTGCCATATATGCAAAGACCCTGCAAGAGACAAGAGCAAGATATGTGTAGTCGAGGAGCCGAGCAACCTCATTGTCATTGAAAACGCCCGAATATATAACGGACTCTATCATGTCCTTCTCGGCGCGCTCTCACCTATTGACGGCATTACGCCTGACAAGCTCAAGATCAGCGAGCTTGCCGAGAGAGTGAAGAGAGGCGGGATATCAGAGGTCATCATCGCTACAAACCCGAATACAAAGGGCGAGACAACCGCGCAGTACATCACCCGGGAATTGAAGCCCCTTGGAGTTAAGCTCTCAAGAATAGCCTACGGCCTCCCCATCGGCGGAGATATTGAATTTGCCGACGAGGTAACGCTTGCAAAATCACTTGAGGGAAGAAAGGAGCTGTAA
- a CDS encoding acyl-CoA thioesterase, whose translation MENHKLVLPQHMNQYGFLFGGNLLKWTDEYAWIAASQDYPGCNFVTIGLDKVEFKRSVRKGTILKFIAQKTRTGNTSVQYRMKVFRGNSLDEENDLIFSTNVTYVRVDEEGRKIPLPK comes from the coding sequence ATGGAAAATCATAAATTAGTGCTCCCCCAGCACATGAACCAGTACGGTTTTCTTTTTGGAGGCAACCTTCTAAAGTGGACAGATGAATATGCGTGGATAGCCGCAAGCCAGGATTATCCGGGCTGCAATTTTGTCACGATCGGGCTTGATAAGGTTGAATTCAAGCGAAGTGTCAGAAAAGGGACCATACTGAAATTTATCGCTCAAAAAACAAGAACAGGAAATACTTCAGTCCAGTATCGCATGAAAGTATTTCGCGGCAACAGTCTTGATGAAGAGAACGACCTCATATTTTCTACCAATGTAACGTATGTACGCGTTGATGAAGAAGGCAGGAAAATACCTTTACCGAAATGA
- a CDS encoding DUF2238 domain-containing protein, protein MIIGNTNKLPYFLFTLYLMVFAALAVAPHDRSIWWAENIPIMLIVLFLLLTYHKYQFSNAAYICMAFLIFLHTVGGHYTFALVPFDHVTKLFGFERNHYDRITHFTVGFYAFPIAEFILNKRWVTKKLILFSFPIFTIFAVASIYEIIEWSFAIASDPSAGLAFLGSQGDVWDAQKDMLADGLGSVCVMAFFSMLRRREILHFAKHTDSETAPAHQAGR, encoded by the coding sequence ATGATCATTGGAAATACCAATAAGCTTCCTTATTTCCTTTTCACTTTATACCTGATGGTCTTTGCTGCATTGGCTGTAGCCCCGCATGACCGTTCAATATGGTGGGCTGAGAATATCCCGATCATGCTGATTGTCCTCTTTCTGCTGTTGACCTACCATAAATATCAATTCTCAAATGCAGCGTATATATGCATGGCCTTTCTTATCTTCCTGCATACAGTCGGCGGGCATTACACCTTTGCGCTTGTCCCCTTTGACCATGTTACCAAACTGTTCGGGTTTGAAAGGAACCATTATGACCGCATCACCCACTTTACAGTCGGATTTTATGCTTTCCCTATCGCTGAATTCATATTAAACAAAAGATGGGTAACAAAAAAATTAATACTCTTTTCCTTCCCTATTTTCACTATCTTTGCTGTCGCAAGCATATATGAGATCATAGAATGGTCATTTGCGATTGCTTCAGATCCATCAGCAGGATTGGCTTTTCTGGGGTCTCAGGGCGATGTCTGGGATGCGCAGAAAGATATGCTGGCAGACGGATTAGGCTCCGTATGTGTAATGGCATTCTTCAGTATGCTTAGAAGAAGAGAGATCCTTCACTTTGCCAAGCATACAGACAGCGAAACAGCTCCCGCACATCAGGCAGGACGCTAA
- a CDS encoding YajD family HNH nuclease, with protein sequence MRKQRWPKKTGGNRSVEEIIRGLKKNIPADNGYREMSLKIHGLICAKCGREFEDKDRNILTVHHKDGNHNNNPPNGSNWENLCVHCHEDEHSRGLLGGYLSGEK encoded by the coding sequence ATGCGTAAACAAAGATGGCCTAAAAAAACAGGCGGAAACAGATCCGTTGAAGAGATAATCAGGGGGCTGAAGAAGAACATCCCAGCTGACAACGGATACAGGGAGATGTCGCTCAAGATCCACGGACTGATATGCGCCAAGTGCGGAAGAGAGTTTGAGGACAAAGACAGAAACATCCTGACCGTTCACCATAAAGACGGCAACCACAATAACAACCCGCCTAACGGCTCTAACTGGGAAAACCTCTGCGTCCACTGCCACGAGGACGAGCACAGCAGAGGCCTGCTTGGCGGCTATTTAAGCGGTGAAAAATGA
- a CDS encoding DEAD/DEAH box helicase has translation MESFKDLGLSEETLKVLKQKGFEEPTPIQISTIPAILLGKKDVVGQAQTGTGKTAAFGLPMLELMPERSKNVQALVLTPTRELAIQVAEEINSLKGKKKLSIIPVYGGQSIDLQLKSLKKGVDIVVGTPGRIMDHLRRRTLKVDDISFLVLDEADEMLNMGFLDDVIEIMKHTGSDKRTMLFSATMPAEIMQIAKKHMGEFDVFKVSKGQLTVSKTDQIYFEVAAANKFEALCRIIDIEEDFYGLVFCRTKIDVDNVSSHMTERGYDADGLHGDMSQGQREKILNKFKKRQSNILIATDVAARGIDVQDLTHVINYALPQDPESYVHRIGRTGRAGKEGIAITFITPSEYKKLQFIQQKAKTDIRKAKLPKIKDVIEMKKGRIKADLADIIEASPNIEYMKMSKELLETNEPEDILAALLQYSFQDELDVSSYAEIEESVVDGKGKTRLFVTQGSKDGMTRDKLVDFIKDKCGCDIVAGKVRDIQILDKFSFVTLPFNEAEKVLAYFKKKKRGSGPFVTKAKDKKGGR, from the coding sequence ATGGAATCATTTAAAGATCTAGGGCTCTCTGAAGAGACATTAAAAGTATTAAAGCAGAAGGGGTTTGAGGAACCAACCCCGATCCAGATAAGCACCATACCGGCGATACTTTTGGGAAAGAAGGATGTTGTCGGCCAGGCTCAGACCGGCACAGGAAAGACAGCTGCTTTTGGCCTTCCGATGTTAGAACTCATGCCGGAAAGGTCGAAAAATGTCCAGGCCCTTGTCCTTACGCCCACAAGAGAGCTTGCCATTCAAGTTGCTGAGGAGATCAATTCATTAAAAGGCAAGAAGAAGCTGAGCATTATCCCTGTCTACGGCGGGCAGTCCATCGACCTCCAGCTTAAAAGCCTGAAGAAAGGCGTTGATATAGTCGTAGGCACGCCCGGCAGGATCATGGACCATCTTAGGCGCCGGACATTAAAGGTGGATGATATATCTTTCCTTGTACTGGATGAGGCTGACGAGATGCTGAACATGGGCTTTCTTGATGATGTAATAGAGATCATGAAGCACACCGGGTCTGATAAACGGACCATGCTATTCTCAGCTACGATGCCTGCTGAGATAATGCAGATCGCCAAGAAACATATGGGCGAATTTGATGTCTTTAAGGTTTCCAAAGGACAGCTTACGGTCAGCAAGACAGACCAGATATATTTTGAAGTAGCAGCTGCAAACAAGTTTGAGGCGCTCTGCAGGATCATTGATATTGAAGAAGACTTTTACGGCCTTGTCTTCTGCAGAACCAAGATAGATGTTGACAATGTCTCCAGCCACATGACCGAGCGCGGCTATGACGCTGACGGCCTTCACGGCGACATGTCGCAGGGACAGAGAGAGAAGATACTGAACAAGTTCAAAAAACGCCAATCCAATATCCTTATCGCCACCGACGTGGCAGCCAGGGGAATAGATGTCCAGGATCTGACGCATGTTATCAATTACGCGCTTCCCCAGGACCCTGAGTCATACGTGCACAGGATCGGCCGTACCGGCAGGGCAGGCAAAGAGGGCATAGCCATAACCTTTATCACGCCGTCAGAGTATAAAAAGCTCCAGTTCATCCAGCAGAAGGCAAAGACCGATATTCGCAAGGCGAAACTGCCGAAGATCAAGGATGTAATTGAGATGAAAAAAGGCAGGATCAAGGCAGACCTTGCAGATATTATAGAAGCATCACCCAACATCGAATACATGAAGATGTCGAAAGAACTTCTGGAAACCAATGAACCGGAAGATATATTAGCAGCGCTTCTGCAGTACTCTTTTCAGGATGAGCTGGATGTATCGAGCTATGCTGAGATAGAGGAATCGGTTGTGGACGGCAAAGGCAAGACACGCCTCTTTGTGACACAGGGCAGCAAGGACGGGATGACACGCGACAAGCTGGTAGATTTCATCAAGGACAAATGCGGATGCGACATAGTAGCCGGAAAGGTAAGGGACATCCAGATACTGGATAAATTCTCATTTGTCACCCTTCCATTTAATGAAGCTGAAAAGGTATTAGCCTACTTCAAGAAGAAGAAAAGAGGCTCCGGGCCATTCGTTACAAAGGCAAAGGATAAGAAGGGCGGGAGATAA
- the nrfD gene encoding NrfD/PsrC family molybdoenzyme membrane anchor subunit produces MTEVTITGINSITYPHLDVWNWLVAIYLFLGGLSAGILIMSAIANLRKWPGSASGPHCEKGVMFAPFILAFGMLFIFLDLERKANMFWFYLTLQPTSPMSWGAWGIMIIIPVSFLYALSTAPPESRHNLRYEALIKLSEMLRPYMRRLAMISFGLGIFLGIYTGVLLSNMLARPLWNSPILPVLFLTSAASTGAAFLIIVARRAAVKLFYTKLDIWLIFAEIVIIVLFFYGQYNSSASSKASIMPFFALTHEFFLYFLAVFLMAVLLPLALVMKLIEMREEHADVLSEATIFKMNLSAVMVLTGGLIIRLALIYAGQLVKFM; encoded by the coding sequence ATGACTGAAGTCACGATCACAGGGATAAACAGCATCACATATCCTCACCTTGATGTATGGAACTGGCTGGTGGCGATATATCTTTTCTTAGGCGGGCTTAGCGCAGGCATCCTTATAATGTCAGCTATAGCCAACCTCAGGAAATGGCCTGGCAGCGCATCAGGGCCTCATTGTGAAAAAGGTGTCATGTTCGCCCCGTTCATTCTCGCATTCGGCATGCTCTTCATATTCCTTGACCTTGAGCGCAAGGCAAACATGTTCTGGTTCTATCTGACCCTCCAGCCGACCTCCCCGATGTCCTGGGGCGCGTGGGGCATAATGATCATAATACCCGTAAGCTTTCTTTACGCCCTTTCCACCGCGCCGCCGGAATCAAGGCATAACCTCAGGTACGAAGCGCTGATAAAACTTTCTGAGATGCTGCGCCCCTACATGAGAAGGCTTGCAATGATAAGCTTCGGGTTAGGGATATTTCTCGGCATCTATACCGGCGTGCTTCTCAGCAACATGCTTGCGAGGCCTCTATGGAATTCACCGATACTGCCTGTGCTATTTCTCACCTCTGCCGCTTCCACAGGCGCAGCATTCCTCATAATAGTTGCAAGAAGGGCTGCTGTTAAGCTTTTCTATACAAAACTCGATATATGGCTCATCTTTGCAGAGATAGTGATAATCGTGCTCTTCTTCTACGGACAGTACAATTCCTCAGCCTCCAGCAAGGCATCCATCATGCCTTTCTTTGCACTGACCCATGAATTTTTCCTGTACTTTTTGGCTGTATTTCTTATGGCTGTGCTCCTGCCGCTTGCGCTTGTAATGAAGCTGATAGAGATGAGAGAAGAGCACGCTGATGTTTTATCAGAGGCCACGATCTTCAAGATGAACCTGAGCGCGGTAATGGTACTCACAGGCGGACTCATTATAAGACTTGCGCTTATTTATGCGGGGCAGTTAGTTAAGTTTATGTGA